GCGGTGGCCCGGACCATGCCGATCACACCGCCCTTGGAAGCGGCATAGTTGGTCTGTCCGCGGTTGCCGGCGATGCCGCTGGTGGAGGCCAGCGACACGATCCGTCCTTCCCGGCTGAAGATGTCCGAGGCCAACAGTGTCTCGTTCATGCGCAGCTGGGAGGCAATGTTGACCGCGATGACCGAACCCCACCGCGCTTCGTCCATGTTGGCCAGCAGTTTGTCGCGGGTGATCCCGGCATTGTGGATCACGATGTCGAGGTGGCCGTAGCGCTCGGCCGCGTGGGCCAGGATGCGGCCTGCAGCGTCCTCCCGGGTGATGTCCACCTGCAGGGCCGTGCCGTTGATTTCATTGGCGACCCTGGCCAGCTGTTCGCCGGCAGCCGGAACGTCCACCACGATGACCTTGGCGCCGTCGCGGTGCAGGACTTTGGCAATGGCCGCGCCGATGCCGCGGGCCGCTCCGGTCACCACAGCCACCTTGCCGGCCAGAGGCGCGTTCCAATCCTCGGGCAGCGTGCCCGCGTCGGAGCCAACAGTGATGAACTGCCCGCTCACGTAGGCGCTCTTGCCTGACAGCAGGAACCGCAGGGCGGCGGCCACGGACGGTGCCGTTGCCCGTACTCCGTTGGCCAGCACGATGCCGTTGGCGGTGGCGCCGCCGCGCAGTTCGTGGGCGATGGAACGCAGGGTGCCGTCAATGCCCTGGCGGGCAGCGGCGGCAGCGGGATCCTGTGCCTCGGCCGCGGGACGGGAAACAGTAACCACGCGTCCGCCCGGTGCGAGGTCACGCAGTGCCGCCCCGGCGGCCAGCGTCGGCTCGGCGAGGTCGGTCGGGGCGGCGGCCTCGTCGAGCACGATCAGGATGGCGCCGAGCTTTTCCTTCGGTGTGGCATGGCGGCGGACATCCTGGTCCCAGGAGAGCAGCAGCTGGGACAGGTCGTCGGCGCTTTCGCCTTTGCCCAGCACCAGCACCGGTCCCGGAACCAGCGGCTTGGCCGGGTCGAAGCGGCGCAGGATGGCCGGCCGGGGCAGGCCCAGCTTTTTGGACAGGTCCCGCGTAAAGCCGGTATTGACCAGCTTGAGATAGGTATCAGTCATGATCAGCGCGCCTCCAGGATCGCAACGAGGCCCTGCCCGCCGGCAGCGCAGATGGAAATCAGGCCGCGGCCTGAGCCCTTTTCGTGCAGCATCTTGGCCAGCGACGCGACGATGCGTCCGCCGGTGGCTGCGAACGGGTGGCCGGCGGCCAGGGACGAGCCGTTGACGTTGAGTTTGCTGCGGTCGATGCTGCCGAGCGGACCCTCCAGCCCCAGGCGGGTGCGGCAGAACTCGTCGTCTTCCCAGGCGGCGAGTGTGGAAAGCACGGTGCCGGCGAAGGCTTCGTGGATTTCGAAGAAGTCGAAGTCGTCGAAGGTCAGGTTGTGGCGGGCCAGCAGGCGCGGAACGGCAAAGGCAGGGGCCATCAGCAGTCCGTCCTTGCCGTGAACGAAGTCCACGGCGCCGGCTTCGGCGTCGACAATGTTTGCCAGCATGGGCAGGTCATGTTCGCGGGCGTAATCCTCGGAGCCCAGCAGCACTACGGAGGCGCCGTCGGTCAGCGGGGTGGAGTTGCCCGCGGTCATGGTGGCTTCATCGCCCAAGCTCTTGCCGAAGGCGGGCTTGAGCTTGGCCAGCTTCTCCATGGAGGTGTCTGCGCGCAGGTTCGCGTCCCGGGACAGGCCGCGGTACGGCGTGACCAGGTCATCGAAGAAGCCGCGGTCGTAGGCTGCGGCCATGTTGCGGTGGCTGTTGTACGCCAGTTCGTCCTGCGCCTCGCGGGTGATCTTCCACTGCGCGGTGGTCAGTGCCTGGTGCTCGCCCATGGACAGGCCGGTGCGCGGTTCGCCGGTGGAGGGTGCGTTCGGGGAGAGGTCCTTGGGGCGGATTTTCGCGACGGCGGCGAGCTTCTGCTTGGTGGTGCGGGCACGGGAGAGGTCCAGCAGCGCCCGGCGCAGGCCTTCGCTGACGGCAATGGGAGCGTCCGAAGCGGAGTCGACGCCGCCGGCGATGGCGGAATCCAGCTGACCGAGCTTGATCTTGTTGGCCAGGCTGACCACTGTCTCGAGGCCGGTGGCGCAGGCCTGCTGAACGTCATACGCGGGGGTTTCCGGCGACAGTGCCGAGCCCAGGACCGCTTCGCGGGTCAGGTTGAAGTCCCGGGAGTGCTTCAGGACGGCGCCGGCGGCCACTTCGCCGATGC
This genomic interval from Arthrobacter sunyaminii contains the following:
- a CDS encoding 3-oxoacyl-ACP reductase, encoding MTDTYLKLVNTGFTRDLSKKLGLPRPAILRRFDPAKPLVPGPVLVLGKGESADDLSQLLLSWDQDVRRHATPKEKLGAILIVLDEAAAPTDLAEPTLAAGAALRDLAPGGRVVTVSRPAAEAQDPAAAAARQGIDGTLRSIAHELRGGATANGIVLANGVRATAPSVAAALRFLLSGKSAYVSGQFITVGSDAGTLPEDWNAPLAGKVAVVTGAARGIGAAIAKVLHRDGAKVIVVDVPAAGEQLARVANEINGTALQVDITREDAAGRILAHAAERYGHLDIVIHNAGITRDKLLANMDEARWGSVIAVNIASQLRMNETLLASDIFSREGRIVSLASTSGIAGNRGQTNYAASKGGVIGMVRATAPLLAPRGGSINAVAPGFIETDMTAAIPALTRQVARRLSSLQQGGLPVDVAETISFLASDAAAGVNGQVVRVCGQNMVGA
- a CDS encoding acetyl-CoA C-acetyltransferase, which gives rise to MAVQPQAEPAATGGNTSAPSVRKAVVIGGNRIPFARSGGKYTYSSNQDMLTAALDGLVARFGLQGERIGEVAAGAVLKHSRDFNLTREAVLGSALSPETPAYDVQQACATGLETVVSLANKIKLGQLDSAIAGGVDSASDAPIAVSEGLRRALLDLSRARTTKQKLAAVAKIRPKDLSPNAPSTGEPRTGLSMGEHQALTTAQWKITREAQDELAYNSHRNMAAAYDRGFFDDLVTPYRGLSRDANLRADTSMEKLAKLKPAFGKSLGDEATMTAGNSTPLTDGASVVLLGSEDYAREHDLPMLANIVDAEAGAVDFVHGKDGLLMAPAFAVPRLLARHNLTFDDFDFFEIHEAFAGTVLSTLAAWEDDEFCRTRLGLEGPLGSIDRSKLNVNGSSLAAGHPFAATGGRIVASLAKMLHEKGSGRGLISICAAGGQGLVAILEAR